The following proteins come from a genomic window of Bradyrhizobium paxllaeri:
- a CDS encoding ATP-binding protein, translated as MTSFGRVISVRGSLARVGLLATGQMPVSEVRATVGRFISIRCNQSTIVAMLTEVSCEDLPSSDNYIASASVDLLGEISGGERPKFQRGVTNYPTIGDDVDLITAQDLRTVYAPSGSDQINVGTLQQDRSVIAYVDVEEMLSKHFAVLGSTGVGKSTSVSLLLNEILKARPNLRVFLLDVHNEYGRCFGDRALVLNPRNLKLPFWLFNFEEIVDVLFGGRPGVPEELDVLAEVIPMAKGLYTQYQNSDRLGLKRVDPKSGGFTVDTPVPYRLVDLISLIDERMGKLENRSSRIIYHKLISRIETVRNDPRYAFMFDNANVGGDTMAEVISHLFRLPANGRPMTIMQLAGFPAEVVDSVVSVLCRMAFDFGLWSDGVSPLLFVCEEAHRYASADRNIGFGPTRKAVSRIAKEGRKYGVFLGLVTQRPAELDATIISQCNTLFAMRLANDRDQALLRSAVSDAAANLLSFVPSLGTREVLAFGEGVALPTRLRFKEVPVHQLPRSEATIASVPSVAAGHDMHFVSAVLDRWRGATSNRDVPNDPSVGGGERPAARLMTPVEAPMLQPSMGLDPDRFSLLKKPLR; from the coding sequence GTGACATCCTTCGGACGTGTCATTTCCGTGCGTGGCTCGCTCGCCCGGGTCGGACTTCTGGCGACGGGCCAGATGCCCGTCTCCGAAGTCCGCGCTACCGTCGGCCGCTTCATCAGCATCCGCTGCAACCAGTCCACGATCGTCGCGATGCTCACCGAGGTGTCCTGCGAGGATCTGCCGAGCTCCGACAACTATATCGCCAGTGCCTCGGTCGATCTGCTCGGCGAAATTTCCGGCGGCGAGCGTCCAAAATTCCAGCGTGGTGTCACCAATTATCCGACGATCGGCGATGACGTCGACCTCATCACGGCCCAGGATCTGCGTACCGTCTATGCGCCGAGCGGATCGGACCAGATCAATGTCGGCACCCTGCAGCAGGACCGCTCGGTGATCGCCTATGTCGACGTCGAGGAAATGCTCTCCAAGCATTTCGCGGTGCTCGGCTCCACCGGCGTCGGTAAATCGACCAGCGTGTCGCTGCTGCTCAACGAGATCCTGAAAGCGCGGCCGAACCTGCGGGTTTTCCTGCTCGACGTGCACAACGAATATGGCCGCTGCTTCGGCGACCGCGCGCTGGTGCTCAACCCGCGCAATCTGAAACTGCCGTTCTGGCTGTTCAACTTCGAAGAGATCGTCGACGTGCTGTTCGGCGGCCGGCCCGGCGTGCCCGAGGAGCTCGACGTTCTCGCCGAGGTCATCCCGATGGCGAAGGGCCTCTACACCCAGTATCAGAACTCCGACCGGCTCGGGCTGAAGCGCGTCGACCCGAAGTCGGGCGGCTTCACGGTGGATACGCCGGTGCCGTACCGGCTGGTCGACCTGATCTCGCTGATCGACGAGCGGATGGGCAAGCTGGAGAACCGCTCCTCGCGCATCATCTATCACAAGCTGATTTCGCGCATCGAGACCGTGCGCAACGATCCCCGCTACGCCTTCATGTTCGACAACGCCAATGTCGGCGGCGATACCATGGCGGAGGTGATCAGCCATCTGTTCCGCCTGCCGGCCAATGGCCGGCCGATGACCATCATGCAGCTCGCCGGCTTCCCCGCCGAAGTCGTCGATTCCGTGGTGTCGGTGCTGTGCCGCATGGCCTTCGATTTCGGCCTGTGGAGCGACGGCGTGTCGCCGCTGCTGTTCGTCTGCGAAGAGGCGCACCGCTATGCCTCGGCCGACCGCAATATCGGTTTCGGCCCGACCCGGAAAGCCGTCTCGCGCATCGCCAAGGAAGGCCGCAAATACGGCGTCTTTCTCGGCCTCGTCACCCAGCGCCCGGCCGAACTCGACGCCACCATCATCTCCCAGTGCAACACGCTGTTTGCGATGCGCCTTGCCAACGACCGCGACCAGGCGCTCTTGCGCTCGGCGGTCTCCGACGCCGCCGCGAACCTGCTGTCCTTCGTGCCGTCGCTCGGCACCCGCGAGGTGCTGGCCTTCGGCGAAGGCGTGGCGCTGCCGACGCGCCTGCGCTTCAAGGAGGTGCCGGTCCACCAGCTGCCGCGCAGCGAAGCCACCATCGCGTCCGTGCCGTCGGTCGCCGCCGGCCACGACATGCACTTCGTCTCCGCCGTGCTGGACCGCTGGCGCGGCGCCACCTCCAACCGCGACGTGCCGAACGATCCCTCGGTCGGCGGTGGCGAGCGGCCCGCCGCCCGCCTCATGACGCCGGTGGAAGCGCCGATGCTGCAGCCCTCGATGGGGCTCGATCCCGACCGCTTCTCGCTGTTGAAGAAGCCGCTGCGCTGA
- a CDS encoding MFS transporter: protein MSEPARPSALAPFRVRNYRFQWPADLLTSWAFEMETLILGWYVLVETGSVLLLTLFASLGYIGTLVAPMFGVVGDRIGHRDLLGMMRATYAVLAVALMTLALSGHLAPIYVFIIAAVMGVVRPSDLGVRGALVATIMPHDQLIGAISISRTTMDTARIAGALSGAGLFAALGMGPAYVAIVCLYLTATALTLCIVAPARKPHAVGEAASEALQRSPLRDLREGVAYCWTTPRMQAALWVAFLANLTAYPLSNGLLPYIAKTIYGTNQTGLGYLSASFAIGSLVGSILLSLFGGIRVARLMIGATVIWYVTLLVFVQMQTVPTAILCLVVAGFSQSLAMISIAVILMRTASENFRGRVMGVRMMVIYGLPIGLLAAGSLIDEIGFAATGTLYAAAGLALMLAIVLHWRADLWHVHAPANAR, encoded by the coding sequence TTGAGCGAGCCAGCGCGGCCATCGGCGCTCGCACCATTTCGTGTCAGGAACTACCGTTTTCAGTGGCCCGCCGATCTGCTCACCTCGTGGGCGTTCGAGATGGAGACGCTCATTCTCGGCTGGTACGTGCTGGTCGAGACCGGCTCGGTGCTGTTGCTCACGCTGTTCGCTTCGCTCGGCTATATCGGTACGTTGGTAGCGCCGATGTTCGGCGTCGTCGGCGACCGGATCGGCCACCGCGATCTCCTGGGCATGATGCGCGCGACCTACGCGGTGCTGGCGGTCGCGCTGATGACGCTGGCGCTGTCGGGGCATCTCGCGCCGATCTACGTCTTCATCATCGCGGCCGTAATGGGTGTCGTCCGCCCATCAGACCTCGGCGTGCGCGGCGCGCTGGTCGCGACCATCATGCCGCATGACCAGTTGATCGGGGCGATCAGCATCTCGCGCACGACGATGGACACCGCGCGCATCGCCGGCGCGCTGAGCGGCGCTGGATTGTTTGCCGCGCTCGGCATGGGCCCGGCCTATGTGGCGATCGTCTGCCTCTATCTCACCGCAACCGCGCTGACGCTGTGCATCGTGGCGCCGGCCAGGAAGCCGCACGCGGTGGGCGAGGCCGCCAGCGAGGCGTTGCAACGCTCGCCGCTGCGCGACCTCAGGGAGGGTGTAGCCTATTGCTGGACCACGCCGCGAATGCAGGCCGCGCTCTGGGTGGCATTTTTGGCCAACCTGACCGCCTATCCGCTCTCCAACGGTTTGCTGCCCTATATCGCCAAGACGATCTACGGCACCAACCAGACCGGGCTTGGATATCTGTCGGCGAGCTTTGCGATCGGCTCGCTGGTCGGCTCGATCCTGCTGAGCCTGTTCGGCGGCATCCGCGTGGCGCGGCTGATGATTGGCGCCACCGTGATCTGGTACGTGACGTTGCTGGTGTTTGTGCAGATGCAGACCGTGCCGACCGCGATCCTGTGTCTGGTCGTGGCCGGCTTCTCGCAAAGCCTCGCCATGATCTCGATCGCCGTCATCCTGATGCGGACCGCGAGCGAGAATTTTCGCGGCCGGGTGATGGGCGTGCGCATGATGGTGATCTACGGCCTGCCGATCGGCCTGCTGGCCGCCGGCAGCCTGATCGACGAGATCGGATTTGCGGCGACCGGCACGCTCTATGCGGCGGCCGGCCTCGCGTTGATGCTGGCGATCGTGCTGCACTGGCGGGCCGATCTGTGGCATGTGCACGCCCCGGCGAACGCGCGGTAG